GCGGATCCAATAGTACTTCCTTTTGTTGAGCCTTATAACCAGCCATGCGAAGAAGGCTATAAGCAACCGGCCCTTTCAATGCAGAGGGAGTAAGAAATACCTTGTAATCTCTCTTGCTGATATCAAGATCAGTAACATCAATACCAACATACCAATCTCTGTGGTAGATATAGACGGTAAACACCAGAGAAGGATTTTCAAGATCAACATGAGGAACAATGCCCACTGCTGTTAACGCATCAGAAAAAAATCCTCCTAACTCTTCCTCAACTTGGGTTTTTGAAAATGAATGAGATCCTACACGAGTACAGCGAACAGCAAAGGTAGTTTCTGCATTAACCCATGGATGAAGATCAAGCAATCTTATCCATTTTGCTGATTCATGAAACGGGTCTGTATGGTCGCTATCACAAGGATAATGGGTCAAAAGAATGAACACCTTGCCTGCAGATCTTGTCTGATAGGCAAATTGACAGATTTCTCGACAATGATTAACCTCAAAGACAACGCATGATGGGTAGACCGTACCTTTATTACCTAGACGTTCCTCAATTTCTTGTGCAACAATGTCTTCTGTTCCCGGATATGCGAGGGCAATTCCTTTCAAGGATTTCATGCTATGCGTCTCTCAACAGTCGAGTATGCTTAGGAGGAAGACGAATCAGTATCATGATCTAATCCTCGTCTGGTTTGGCTGAAGGATTGCTTGATTCGTCAAGCAATATATGACCGTTTTCTCCAGAGGACGAATTCTCCTGCTTCAGTACATTTTCGCTTTCGTCATCGTTCACAGAATCATCGATAGGTGGAAGCTCTTCTGTTCCGCTATCGGTTGCTATTTTCGCAACTGCAACCAGTTTATCATCCTGCTCCAGTTTCATAACCCGAACTCCTTGCGTGTTTCGGCCAATAACTGAGAGATCGTGCGCTCGTATACGGATGATGATCCCTTGTTTACTGATGAGCATAATCTCGTCGTCATCATCAACTGATTTGATGCCTACAACCTTTCCATTGCGCTCGCTACATTGTATATTGATGACGCCGATTCCTCCTCGATTGATGAGGCGATACTCTTCAATGAGAGTTCGCTTTCCATAACCATTTTCAGTAACGGTCAATAAGGTTTTATCATCAAGAGCAACAACCATACCGATAACTTCCTCTCCGTCTCTGAGACGGATACCAACAACACCCCGAGCAGACCGCCCCATTGAACGAACATTGGTCTCATGAAATTTCACTGCCATGCCATTTCTTGTGGCAAGGATTAATTGACGGTGTCCATCGGTTAACTTTACACCAATTAATTGATCTCCCGGATCAAGGGTAATCGCACGAATGCCTCCTTGACGGGGATTTGAGAAGAGTTGGAGCGGCGTTTTCTTCACAATACCGTTCTTTGTTGCCATCATCAGATACTGGCCCTCTTCATGGAATCCCTTCAGAGGAACGAGGGCAGTGATCTTCTCTCCTTGATCTAGCTCAACAAGATTAATCAGTGGCTTTCCCTTGGCAATCCTACTTGCCTCAGGGATCTGGTAAACCTTCAACCAATGTACTTTTCCTTTATCAGTGAAGAGCAAAATCACGTCTAAGGTATTTGCTACAAACAAGGTCTCTACGACATCCCCGTCCTTTGCTGTGGCTCCAATAATCCCCTTTCCGCCACGACGTTGTTGCTTGTAAAAATCAAGCGGCATTCGCTTTGCATATCCTGCATGCGTGACAGTTACCGCAACTTCTTCTGGTTTAATAAGATCTTCAAGTTCAATCTCTTCTTCTTCACTCTCAATAATTTCAGTTCTTCGCACATCTCCATAGGCCTCACGTAATTGACGAACTTCCTCCTTAATGATCTCAAGAATTTTGGTACTGCTCGCTAAAATAATCTTCAACTCTTTGATGTGAAGGTGTAAGGCCCTGAGCTCTTCACGAATCTTTTCTTGCTCAAGCGAAGTAAGTCGTTGGAGTCTCATATCGAGGATGGCCTGTGCTTGTTTCTCGCTCAGAGAGTAAAACTCCATCAGCCCGGCTTTGGCGTCTTGAACCGTCGGTGATTTCTTAATAAGTGCTATGACCGGATCAATATACTCAAGAGCAATCTTTAGTCCGAGAAGAATGTGCTCCCTTTCCTGTGCCTTGGTTAAATCAAATTGGGTTCTCTTAGTAATGACCTGCTTTCGATACGCAATGTAATGCTCAATTAATTCCTTGAGAGTAAATACCTTCGGCTCATTATGCACTAACGCCAACATGATCGTTCCGAACGTGACTTGCATTCTCGAATGCTTAAAGAGTTGATTCAACACAATCTCGGGATTTGCGTCATTTTTAAGTTCCAACACAACACGCATACCCTCTCGGTCAGACTCATCTCTGATATCGGTTATTCCCTGGATGATCTTATCACGAATGGCATGAGCGATTTGTTCGATTAAGGTAGCTTTGTTTACCATATACGGAATTTCAGTCACAATAATGCGTTGTCTGTTCTTCTGTTGTTCCACGGTTGTTCTCGCTCGAACAAGAATTCTGCCTCTTCCTGTGGCATAGGAGCTCAGAATACCGTTATGACCAAGAATCAAACCGCCTGTAGGAAAATCCGGGCCTTTAATTACTTGCATCAGTTCCTGGATGGAGAGTTCAGGTTGATCAATAACCCGAATAATAGCTTCGCTGATCTCACCCAAGTTATGGGGCGGAATGTTGGTGGCCATACCAACGGCAATACCGCTGCTTCCATTTAACAGCAGATTCGGGAGTTTTGCTGGTAAAACAGCAGGTTCTTGCAAGCTTCCATCAAAGTTTGCTACAAAAGCAACGGTTTCCTTCTCAATATCCTGAAGCAGTTCATCTGCAATTTTCTTGAGTCGTGCTTCAGTATTATGATTGATAAACCCATTGGCAACAAAAGAATGACAGGGGCTATCTACCCTGATAGAGTATACCTTATCTTCCTGGTTTAATCGTTCAACAATCTTTACCTTATCAAAGAAATACTTCTTACGAATAAGCCAATCGATCAGGTTATTATCCTGAGTTCCAAGAATCTTTTTAAGACGAAGATAATGTTGCTCTAATCTATTGTATCTATCTACATTATTTTTTTGAATAAATGCTTCTTTGTAATTAGCTCTTAAATAATCATTCAAAAAAGGGATGTGATCAATCTTACTCATTCTTCCAGAATTAACTTCAGAAATTTTTGATAAAATGGTTTGTTTCCTTTGCGAAAAGAATCCAATATTTTCTTTAAACGTTTTTATGTTTCCGTGTCCACTAATTATCAGCTTGTAACAATTATTTCTTTTATCTCTGAAAGGTGAGGTGGTTACAATACCAAAACTTAATAACAACGTTTTCAATTGTTGTATTAATTTATAACTTTTTGAGTTATAAAGAAGTTCAATACTCTTACCGCCGTGTCTCTTGTCCTTGTGAAAAATTACACTACCGTCGCCTTCGAATAAAGCCATTAAAAATTGTTGTATTGCCCCCCGGCTTGATGACAAGACGGTAAAGGGTATTTCTTTTTCACCAGACTTGACGCGGGTTAATCCAATATTTTCTAAGAACTTTACCGCTTGTTGATGATAGATGCTTAACTGCCAGCAGTCTCCCTTTATATTTCTTTCATATAAGTTAATACCAGAAAACTGTTGTTTAACTATATTTTTTACCTTGCTATAGAACTCAACATCTTGGTTATTAAAGCCAATCTGTCCCTGGTGAAAAAAACCTTCCGAGACTAAGGCTCCTAAGAGGAAAGCCAAATCTGCATTCATTTTTTTTGGCAGTCCAATGTCTTTATAGCGAGAATTTTTTGGGGAGAAGGGTGTTACGTTGGTGTTGTGAGTACTAAATAATGCGGAACTTCGATTAATAATCGCATAATCCTTGGGAGTTATATCATTCAAAACCTTCCATTGTAAGGTGGGGAAGCCGAAATCGTTTAATCCCCAGCAAAGAACCGGGTGATTATAAGAGCCTTTAAGTTCATACCCTTGTGTCGTTGTCAATTTAAGAATTTTATGCTTACCAGAATCAAAAAACTTGTTTGCTCTAACAACTTTTCCTTGATAATTGATTACTTTTAAATAAATTTCTTTTTCTTCTCCATCGGAGATGCTTTCGATAGGTATAATCCCCCTATTAGTCGAAACTAAGGTGTCCCCTGTTACACAGTAGCGCATAGCTGCCGGAGAATCGCCATCAACACTTCCAAAGTTTCCTTGACCATCAACAAGCACATAGCGTAGTGAGAATGTTTGGGCCATTCTTACTAAGGTATCATAGACTGCAGTGTCTCCGTGGGGGTGATATTTTCCTAAGACTTCACCAACAATTCGCGCGCTTTTCTTGAAGGGCTTACTGTGGTGCATACCCATCTCATTCATGGCATAGAGAATACGACGATGGACGGGTTTGAGACCATCACGGACATCAGGAAGTGCCCTACTCACAATGACCGACATTGCATAATCTAGATAGGAGCTCTTCATCTCCTCTTCAACCGATCGAGGAATAATCTTCTGATGCACGGGTTGACTTTGAGGAGTCTCTTCTGTGTTGCTTTTGTCTGGGTTAACCATTTTCTAAGGGTTCAGAAAGAGGTACTTTTCGTGAATTTACCTCGATAAATCAGAAAGGTTGAGGGTATATAAATGTTTCTCTGCATCTCGCTGTTTTTTTCTTTGCTGGATTCGTTCTCCAAGAAAAGAAAGTGCTGCCTTTGCTTCTGTGGGTTGCATCCCAAGGCTTATACCCAAGCTTTGGAGCTCTTCGAAGGCTCGTAATTCAAAAGGGGTTTGAGCAAAGGAGGCAATAATCATGGGCACGCTATACTTTCGGCAGAGGAAGATGTTCTGCATAACTCTCCCAATAAGGATGGACCTTCTCCGTGAGGATGTATGTAAGAGCGTTGAAAATGCAATGGCATATGCTATCTTTTTCTTTTGAAGCAAATTGCAGAGTACCTGATTAAGACCAGAATTTCGATGGTGAAGAAAGTCTGCTCGTGATGAGATTTCAAGATCATAGATCAGGTCGATTGATCCCTGTTCAATAATGCTTCGATCGTCTCCCTGTGAACGATGGATAACGACATCGCTCTGCTTTCTCCGAGAGGTTGATAAACTACCATAAAAGACAGAAACGTCCTGGGAAAGTGGTGGCTGCTCCCTTGATTGAGAATCCTGAGCATTGCTTGCGAGAGGGGGGGTATCCGTACCTATACCACAAACGCCATGAATATGTAGCCGCTGCGCTAGAGGTAAAACGTCTTTAGTCTGTGTACGGGGAAAGATAATATCAATAAACATAAAGAAAGACAGACCACAAAAGTATTTAAAGCTTCGTACTATTGATAAGTCAGAAGTTATGGATTAATTGTCAACTTTAGGTTGTAAATATTGCTGCTTAATAGGTTTGACGTAATTTTTACATTAAAGTTATTTACGCCTTCTGGAACATCATAAACAATTTTTCCTTTCTTAGTTATACCTGGGTTTATTTGCTCAAACAAAAGTGCAGAGCCTTCTGGTTTTAGATAGATTGCAGCCGCAGTGTTAGGAGAAAACTCTCTACTCTGCTCATCTATTAATTTAACAAAAGAATTAGTGAGATACTTTGCGGATTTAGCCGTATTCGAGACTTCTACATCGACTATAACAAAAATTCCATCTGCGGTTTCACCAAAGAACGTACCTGCAAGGTCCTGTCCTATTTCTTTTGCTGTTGAAACTCCAGTAATCTTCCAAGTAAAGTCCCCTGCTTGGATTTCGTCTCCTAGCTGATAGGTTTTTACTTCTTGTTGCTGCTCTTGCTGTTGTAGCCCGGCACGGTTCTCCTCATCTGGTTTTGCATTCTCAGTAGAGTCATCATTACCACCGAACAGGCTGCTTATGATTATTAAGCCAATAAAGATAAAAATAGCAATTGCCCACCATTTTTTGTACCATGGTTTCTTTACAGAATCTGTCATAATGGGTATAAGATCTCCTCATCTATATAAACCTTTTCATAAGCTTGGTATAAACCTTTGGATATTCGTCTAAAAAGATTTGGATCAAAGCTTTAGATATGAGTAAATACAAAGAAAAAATCTTGGAGATCTTATCTAAGACAGAAATAAAAAGTACAAACGAGATTCTTGAAGAGCTTCAAAAGAAAGCGGATCGCGTCATAAATTGGCATTTGCTTTATCGGGTGTTGATGGACCTTCAATCTCAAGGCAAGATTGAAAGATTAGAAAGTAAGGCTGGTTTCTTTTGGAGAAAGAAGTGAGTTCAAGTACTGCCCTAAATATTGTAAGTAGTACAAAAGACCCACGCATAAGAATGACAAAACGATTGGGAACGTAAACGAGATTTTTTACTCTTCCTTTTCTTCTTCGTCTGCAGAGTGGGCAGGCATTGCAGCCTTGCTGATGATCATGACGTCGCCAATGCTCTTGACTAACTGATGGGGAACGATAACACCCTTGGCGCTTCCCAACACCCTCGTCAAAAAGCTGTTCTTGGTTGATTTAACCCGCCAGCCAAACACCTTGTTCTGAGTAAGAATGGATTCCTCGACATCACCAAAATAATCACCAGTATCAGTAAAGACCTTCATATCGTAGGTTTCAGAGATTTTCTTCATTTTAAGCATGGTTAAGCCACCTCATCTTCTTCTCAGGCTGATGATCGCTGTGAAGTATTTATATCTTTCTATTCTTAAAGCAGCCAGAGAAATAAGGCAAGAGATGCCAAAAACTGTAGGAGAATTGTCCCATCACTACGCGTTTGTTTGGGAGCAATCCTCTGGACACTGCGACAGCGCGTTCTTAGGTGGATGTGAT
This Candidatus Woesearchaeota archaeon DNA region includes the following protein-coding sequences:
- the gyrA gene encoding DNA gyrase subunit A; translation: MVNPDKSNTEETPQSQPVHQKIIPRSVEEEMKSSYLDYAMSVIVSRALPDVRDGLKPVHRRILYAMNEMGMHHSKPFKKSARIVGEVLGKYHPHGDTAVYDTLVRMAQTFSLRYVLVDGQGNFGSVDGDSPAAMRYCVTGDTLVSTNRGIIPIESISDGEEKEIYLKVINYQGKVVRANKFFDSGKHKILKLTTTQGYELKGSYNHPVLCWGLNDFGFPTLQWKVLNDITPKDYAIINRSSALFSTHNTNVTPFSPKNSRYKDIGLPKKMNADLAFLLGALVSEGFFHQGQIGFNNQDVEFYSKVKNIVKQQFSGINLYERNIKGDCWQLSIYHQQAVKFLENIGLTRVKSGEKEIPFTVLSSSRGAIQQFLMALFEGDGSVIFHKDKRHGGKSIELLYNSKSYKLIQQLKTLLLSFGIVTTSPFRDKRNNCYKLIISGHGNIKTFKENIGFFSQRKQTILSKISEVNSGRMSKIDHIPFLNDYLRANYKEAFIQKNNVDRYNRLEQHYLRLKKILGTQDNNLIDWLIRKKYFFDKVKIVERLNQEDKVYSIRVDSPCHSFVANGFINHNTEARLKKIADELLQDIEKETVAFVANFDGSLQEPAVLPAKLPNLLLNGSSGIAVGMATNIPPHNLGEISEAIIRVIDQPELSIQELMQVIKGPDFPTGGLILGHNGILSSYATGRGRILVRARTTVEQQKNRQRIIVTEIPYMVNKATLIEQIAHAIRDKIIQGITDIRDESDREGMRVVLELKNDANPEIVLNQLFKHSRMQVTFGTIMLALVHNEPKVFTLKELIEHYIAYRKQVITKRTQFDLTKAQEREHILLGLKIALEYIDPVIALIKKSPTVQDAKAGLMEFYSLSEKQAQAILDMRLQRLTSLEQEKIREELRALHLHIKELKIILASSTKILEIIKEEVRQLREAYGDVRRTEIIESEEEEIELEDLIKPEEVAVTVTHAGYAKRMPLDFYKQQRRGGKGIIGATAKDGDVVETLFVANTLDVILLFTDKGKVHWLKVYQIPEASRIAKGKPLINLVELDQGEKITALVPLKGFHEEGQYLMMATKNGIVKKTPLQLFSNPRQGGIRAITLDPGDQLIGVKLTDGHRQLILATRNGMAVKFHETNVRSMGRSARGVVGIRLRDGEEVIGMVVALDDKTLLTVTENGYGKRTLIEEYRLINRGGIGVINIQCSERNGKVVGIKSVDDDDEIMLISKQGIIIRIRAHDLSVIGRNTQGVRVMKLEQDDKLVAVAKIATDSGTEELPPIDDSVNDDESENVLKQENSSSGENGHILLDESSNPSAKPDED
- a CDS encoding DUF4352 domain-containing protein produces the protein MTDSVKKPWYKKWWAIAIFIFIGLIIISSLFGGNDDSTENAKPDEENRAGLQQQEQQQEVKTYQLGDEIQAGDFTWKITGVSTAKEIGQDLAGTFFGETADGIFVIVDVEVSNTAKSAKYLTNSFVKLIDEQSREFSPNTAAAIYLKPEGSALLFEQINPGITKKGKIVYDVPEGVNNFNVKITSNLLSSNIYNLKLTINP
- a CDS encoding PRC-barrel domain-containing protein; this translates as MLKMKKISETYDMKVFTDTGDYFGDVEESILTQNKVFGWRVKSTKNSFLTRVLGSAKGVIVPHQLVKSIGDVMIISKAAMPAHSADEEEKEE